Proteins encoded in a region of the Alosa sapidissima isolate fAloSap1 chromosome 19, fAloSap1.pri, whole genome shotgun sequence genome:
- the rps6kl1 gene encoding ribosomal protein S6 kinase delta-1 isoform X3 — protein sequence MAKRDYLLDAARQIRMALDREVSEDYEAAFNYYKKGVDLLLNGIQDPNKEQREAVKRKTTQYLKRAEEIFISHLQNNYQKGGSQMEQGYSSLRFRPIRHLNSPVEDLKMYKVVGIIDKVLTVQSLVCKDTFVIKSLPKSSGNCRDRPTIIPQNVPCMVKLLRYYVSEDAVYLHLDHVKGGKLFSKLHKLRGQTAKEHPECCSQHKIGLKNSYTSPAISTEYGQDDGQKVGRTQPTEGGPAVTTSPASWYEAQQRLENCQTHSYSEETGCLQLSKLEKLDAKLNRELSLHAKTPRELSTSSSEKNHSFTMHLSTHSDQQRSPSIHSEPPINDTGPDKPMYSSELGIACNSSDPLHKCGACMTPLHSGSNYAVDNVQTSLEHPLSTAQRQTSNDEVGTTAAIEPASFSREMDSETKGEAINPRCNKTSSSGNVCSQIVLSSDDFSMQHLADPAVRVSGEVSEERLQKQKEERKGDLGSVDGEKLQKAAHESGLGSPSSSLTRDTHSPNEMEDLEIEVDGWFHVPQFKKQVPRMKSPHGHWGLPEAEVCTWGAQILVALESLHEQGIICCDLNPNNILLSTHSKVCLTYFGQWSEVQPVICPKAMEQMYCAPEIGGMAKITEACDWWSLGALLFELLTGMPLWQCHPTGVDSHTQLLVPDHLSTAAASLLTELLQFDAGYRLGSGGGGVSDIKCHPFFHSVVWPSLDS from the exons ATGGCCAAAAGGGATTACCTACTGGATGCGGCCCGGCAAATTCGTATGGCACTGGACCGAGAGGTCAGTGAGGACTATGAGGCTGCATTCAACTACTACAAGAAGGGAGTTGATTTGCTGCTAAATGGAATACAAG ACCCAAATAAGGAACAGCGTGAGGCAGTGAAGCGTAAAACCACGCAGTATCTGAAGAGAGCTGAAGAGATCTTCATCTCCCACCTGCAAAACAACTATCAGAAGGGAGGATCTCAGATGGAG CAGGGTTACAGCAGCCTAAGGTTCCGACCAATCAGACACCTGAACTCACCGGTGGAAGATCTAAAGATGTATAAAGTTGTTGGCATCATTGACAAG GTTCTGACTGTTCAGAGTCTGGTTTGCAAGGATACATTTGTGATAAAG AGCCTTCCCAAATCGAGTGGAAATTGCCGTGATAGGCCTACTATCATCCCTCAGAATGTTCCATGTATGGTGAAACTTCTGAGGTATTACGTAAGTGAGGATGCAGTCTATCTGCACCTGGACCATGTGAAAG GAGGTAAACTATTTTCTAAACTGCACAAACTCAGGGGACAGACAGCGAAGGAGCATCCTGAGTGCTGTAGTCAGCACAAGATCGGACTGAAAAACAGCTACACATCACCAGCTATCAGTACGGAATATGGTCAAGATGATGGTCAGAAGGTCGGGAGAACCCAACCCACAGAGGGAGGACCTGCGGTCACGACCTCGCCAGCGTCCTGGTATGAGGCTCAGCAACGACTGGAGAACTGCCAAACCCACTCCTACAGTGAGGAGACAGGCTGCTTGCAGCTTTCCAAGTTGGAGAAACTGGATGCGAAGTTGAACCGGGAGTTGTCATTGCATGCAAAGACACCACGTGAGCTTTCAACATCCTCATCTGAAAAAAATCATAGTTTCACCATGCATCTCAGTACCCACTCAGATCAACAACGATCACCAAGTATACATTCAGAACCTCCCATAAATGACACTGGACCTGACAAACCCATGTACAGCTCAGAACTTggtatcgcctgtaactcttcTGATCCATTGCACAAGTGTGGGGCTTGTATGACGCCACTACACTCTGGAAGTAATTATGCAGTGGATAATGTTCAGACATCTTTGGAACACCCTCTTTCAACAGCTCAGAGGCAGACGTCAAATGACGAGGTGGGAACGACTGCTGCTATTGAACCTGCCTCTTTCTCCAGGGAAATGGACTCAGAGACAAAAGGCGAAGCCATTAATCCAAGGTGCAATAAAACATCATCCTCAGGAAATGTTTGCTCTCAAATTGTGTTGAGTAGCGATGATTTCAGTATGCAGCACTTGGCTGACCCTGCTGTTAGGGTATCAGGAGAAGTATCCGAGGAGAGGCTTCAAAAgcaaaaggaggagagaaagggagatctgGGTTCAGTTGACGGAGAGAAACTTCAGAAAGCAGCACATGAAAGTGGCCTAGGTTCTCCATCTTCTAGCCTCACCAGGGACACCCATTCTCCAAATGAAATGGAAGACCTTGAAATTGAGGTGGATGGCTGGTTCCATGTACCTCAGTTCAAGAAGCAGGTCCCCAGAATGAAGTCCCCCCATGGACACTGGGGTCTACCTGAGGCTGAGGTGTGTACATGGGGAGCCCAGATCCTTGTGGCGCTGGAGAGCCTTCACGAACAGGGTATCATCTGCTGCGACCTCAACCCAAACAATATCCTTCTCAGTACTCATA GTAAGGTCTGCCTGACTTACTTTGGCCAATGGAGTGAGGTGCAGCCAGTGATCTGTCCAAAGGCAATGGAACAAATGTACTGCGCTCCAG AGATAGGTGGGATGGCTAAGATCACAGAGGCATGTGATTGGTGGAGTTTGGGGGCCTTGCTCTTCGAACTTCTTACTGGGATG CCGCTGTGGCAGTGTCACCCCACAGGAGTGGACTCACACACCCAGCTCCTCGTCCCAGACCACCTAAGTACGGCGGCAGCCTCACTGCTCACGGAG CTCCTTCAGTTTGATGCTGGCTATCGTTTGggctctggtggtggtggtgtgagcGACATCAAGTGCCATCCTTTCTTCCACTCAGTGGTGTGGCCCAGTTTGGACAGTTAA
- the rps6kl1 gene encoding ribosomal protein S6 kinase delta-1 isoform X1, with translation MAKRDYLLDAARQIRMALDREVSEDYEAAFNYYKKGVDLLLNGIQVDPNKEQREAVKRKTTQYLKRAEEIFISHLQNNYQKGGSQMEQGYSSLRFRPIRHLNSPVEDLKMYKVVGIIDKVLTVQSLVCKDTFVIKSLPKSSGNCRDRPTIIPQNVPCMVKLLRYYVSEDAVYLHLDHVKGGKLFSKLHKLRGQTAKEHPECCSQHKIGLKNSYTSPAISTEYGQDDGQKVGRTQPTEGGPAVTTSPASWYEAQQRLENCQTHSYSEETGCLQLSKLEKLDAKLNRELSLHAKTPRELSTSSSEKNHSFTMHLSTHSDQQRSPSIHSEPPINDTGPDKPMYSSELGIACNSSDPLHKCGACMTPLHSGSNYAVDNVQTSLEHPLSTAQRQTSNDEVGTTAAIEPASFSREMDSETKGEAINPRCNKTSSSGNVCSQIVLSSDDFSMQHLADPAVRVSGEVSEERLQKQKEERKGDLGSVDGEKLQKAAHESGLGSPSSSLTRDTHSPNEMEDLEIEVDGWFHVPQFKKQVPRMKSPHGHWGLPEAEVCTWGAQILVALESLHEQGIICCDLNPNNILLSTHSKVCLTYFGQWSEVQPVICPKAMEQMYCAPEIGGMAKITEACDWWSLGALLFELLTGMPLWQCHPTGVDSHTQLLVPDHLSTAAASLLTELLQFDAGYRLGSGGGGVSDIKCHPFFHSVVWPSLDS, from the exons ATGGCCAAAAGGGATTACCTACTGGATGCGGCCCGGCAAATTCGTATGGCACTGGACCGAGAGGTCAGTGAGGACTATGAGGCTGCATTCAACTACTACAAGAAGGGAGTTGATTTGCTGCTAAATGGAATACAAG TAGACCCAAATAAGGAACAGCGTGAGGCAGTGAAGCGTAAAACCACGCAGTATCTGAAGAGAGCTGAAGAGATCTTCATCTCCCACCTGCAAAACAACTATCAGAAGGGAGGATCTCAGATGGAG CAGGGTTACAGCAGCCTAAGGTTCCGACCAATCAGACACCTGAACTCACCGGTGGAAGATCTAAAGATGTATAAAGTTGTTGGCATCATTGACAAG GTTCTGACTGTTCAGAGTCTGGTTTGCAAGGATACATTTGTGATAAAG AGCCTTCCCAAATCGAGTGGAAATTGCCGTGATAGGCCTACTATCATCCCTCAGAATGTTCCATGTATGGTGAAACTTCTGAGGTATTACGTAAGTGAGGATGCAGTCTATCTGCACCTGGACCATGTGAAAG GAGGTAAACTATTTTCTAAACTGCACAAACTCAGGGGACAGACAGCGAAGGAGCATCCTGAGTGCTGTAGTCAGCACAAGATCGGACTGAAAAACAGCTACACATCACCAGCTATCAGTACGGAATATGGTCAAGATGATGGTCAGAAGGTCGGGAGAACCCAACCCACAGAGGGAGGACCTGCGGTCACGACCTCGCCAGCGTCCTGGTATGAGGCTCAGCAACGACTGGAGAACTGCCAAACCCACTCCTACAGTGAGGAGACAGGCTGCTTGCAGCTTTCCAAGTTGGAGAAACTGGATGCGAAGTTGAACCGGGAGTTGTCATTGCATGCAAAGACACCACGTGAGCTTTCAACATCCTCATCTGAAAAAAATCATAGTTTCACCATGCATCTCAGTACCCACTCAGATCAACAACGATCACCAAGTATACATTCAGAACCTCCCATAAATGACACTGGACCTGACAAACCCATGTACAGCTCAGAACTTggtatcgcctgtaactcttcTGATCCATTGCACAAGTGTGGGGCTTGTATGACGCCACTACACTCTGGAAGTAATTATGCAGTGGATAATGTTCAGACATCTTTGGAACACCCTCTTTCAACAGCTCAGAGGCAGACGTCAAATGACGAGGTGGGAACGACTGCTGCTATTGAACCTGCCTCTTTCTCCAGGGAAATGGACTCAGAGACAAAAGGCGAAGCCATTAATCCAAGGTGCAATAAAACATCATCCTCAGGAAATGTTTGCTCTCAAATTGTGTTGAGTAGCGATGATTTCAGTATGCAGCACTTGGCTGACCCTGCTGTTAGGGTATCAGGAGAAGTATCCGAGGAGAGGCTTCAAAAgcaaaaggaggagagaaagggagatctgGGTTCAGTTGACGGAGAGAAACTTCAGAAAGCAGCACATGAAAGTGGCCTAGGTTCTCCATCTTCTAGCCTCACCAGGGACACCCATTCTCCAAATGAAATGGAAGACCTTGAAATTGAGGTGGATGGCTGGTTCCATGTACCTCAGTTCAAGAAGCAGGTCCCCAGAATGAAGTCCCCCCATGGACACTGGGGTCTACCTGAGGCTGAGGTGTGTACATGGGGAGCCCAGATCCTTGTGGCGCTGGAGAGCCTTCACGAACAGGGTATCATCTGCTGCGACCTCAACCCAAACAATATCCTTCTCAGTACTCATA GTAAGGTCTGCCTGACTTACTTTGGCCAATGGAGTGAGGTGCAGCCAGTGATCTGTCCAAAGGCAATGGAACAAATGTACTGCGCTCCAG AGATAGGTGGGATGGCTAAGATCACAGAGGCATGTGATTGGTGGAGTTTGGGGGCCTTGCTCTTCGAACTTCTTACTGGGATG CCGCTGTGGCAGTGTCACCCCACAGGAGTGGACTCACACACCCAGCTCCTCGTCCCAGACCACCTAAGTACGGCGGCAGCCTCACTGCTCACGGAG CTCCTTCAGTTTGATGCTGGCTATCGTTTGggctctggtggtggtggtgtgagcGACATCAAGTGCCATCCTTTCTTCCACTCAGTGGTGTGGCCCAGTTTGGACAGTTAA
- the rps6kl1 gene encoding ribosomal protein S6 kinase delta-1 isoform X2 has product MAKRDYLLDAARQIRMALDREVSEDYEAAFNYYKKGVDLLLNGIQVDPNKEQREAVKRKTTQYLKRAEEIFISHLQNNYQKGGSQMEGYSSLRFRPIRHLNSPVEDLKMYKVVGIIDKVLTVQSLVCKDTFVIKSLPKSSGNCRDRPTIIPQNVPCMVKLLRYYVSEDAVYLHLDHVKGGKLFSKLHKLRGQTAKEHPECCSQHKIGLKNSYTSPAISTEYGQDDGQKVGRTQPTEGGPAVTTSPASWYEAQQRLENCQTHSYSEETGCLQLSKLEKLDAKLNRELSLHAKTPRELSTSSSEKNHSFTMHLSTHSDQQRSPSIHSEPPINDTGPDKPMYSSELGIACNSSDPLHKCGACMTPLHSGSNYAVDNVQTSLEHPLSTAQRQTSNDEVGTTAAIEPASFSREMDSETKGEAINPRCNKTSSSGNVCSQIVLSSDDFSMQHLADPAVRVSGEVSEERLQKQKEERKGDLGSVDGEKLQKAAHESGLGSPSSSLTRDTHSPNEMEDLEIEVDGWFHVPQFKKQVPRMKSPHGHWGLPEAEVCTWGAQILVALESLHEQGIICCDLNPNNILLSTHSKVCLTYFGQWSEVQPVICPKAMEQMYCAPEIGGMAKITEACDWWSLGALLFELLTGMPLWQCHPTGVDSHTQLLVPDHLSTAAASLLTELLQFDAGYRLGSGGGGVSDIKCHPFFHSVVWPSLDS; this is encoded by the exons ATGGCCAAAAGGGATTACCTACTGGATGCGGCCCGGCAAATTCGTATGGCACTGGACCGAGAGGTCAGTGAGGACTATGAGGCTGCATTCAACTACTACAAGAAGGGAGTTGATTTGCTGCTAAATGGAATACAAG TAGACCCAAATAAGGAACAGCGTGAGGCAGTGAAGCGTAAAACCACGCAGTATCTGAAGAGAGCTGAAGAGATCTTCATCTCCCACCTGCAAAACAACTATCAGAAGGGAGGATCTCAGATGGAG GGTTACAGCAGCCTAAGGTTCCGACCAATCAGACACCTGAACTCACCGGTGGAAGATCTAAAGATGTATAAAGTTGTTGGCATCATTGACAAG GTTCTGACTGTTCAGAGTCTGGTTTGCAAGGATACATTTGTGATAAAG AGCCTTCCCAAATCGAGTGGAAATTGCCGTGATAGGCCTACTATCATCCCTCAGAATGTTCCATGTATGGTGAAACTTCTGAGGTATTACGTAAGTGAGGATGCAGTCTATCTGCACCTGGACCATGTGAAAG GAGGTAAACTATTTTCTAAACTGCACAAACTCAGGGGACAGACAGCGAAGGAGCATCCTGAGTGCTGTAGTCAGCACAAGATCGGACTGAAAAACAGCTACACATCACCAGCTATCAGTACGGAATATGGTCAAGATGATGGTCAGAAGGTCGGGAGAACCCAACCCACAGAGGGAGGACCTGCGGTCACGACCTCGCCAGCGTCCTGGTATGAGGCTCAGCAACGACTGGAGAACTGCCAAACCCACTCCTACAGTGAGGAGACAGGCTGCTTGCAGCTTTCCAAGTTGGAGAAACTGGATGCGAAGTTGAACCGGGAGTTGTCATTGCATGCAAAGACACCACGTGAGCTTTCAACATCCTCATCTGAAAAAAATCATAGTTTCACCATGCATCTCAGTACCCACTCAGATCAACAACGATCACCAAGTATACATTCAGAACCTCCCATAAATGACACTGGACCTGACAAACCCATGTACAGCTCAGAACTTggtatcgcctgtaactcttcTGATCCATTGCACAAGTGTGGGGCTTGTATGACGCCACTACACTCTGGAAGTAATTATGCAGTGGATAATGTTCAGACATCTTTGGAACACCCTCTTTCAACAGCTCAGAGGCAGACGTCAAATGACGAGGTGGGAACGACTGCTGCTATTGAACCTGCCTCTTTCTCCAGGGAAATGGACTCAGAGACAAAAGGCGAAGCCATTAATCCAAGGTGCAATAAAACATCATCCTCAGGAAATGTTTGCTCTCAAATTGTGTTGAGTAGCGATGATTTCAGTATGCAGCACTTGGCTGACCCTGCTGTTAGGGTATCAGGAGAAGTATCCGAGGAGAGGCTTCAAAAgcaaaaggaggagagaaagggagatctgGGTTCAGTTGACGGAGAGAAACTTCAGAAAGCAGCACATGAAAGTGGCCTAGGTTCTCCATCTTCTAGCCTCACCAGGGACACCCATTCTCCAAATGAAATGGAAGACCTTGAAATTGAGGTGGATGGCTGGTTCCATGTACCTCAGTTCAAGAAGCAGGTCCCCAGAATGAAGTCCCCCCATGGACACTGGGGTCTACCTGAGGCTGAGGTGTGTACATGGGGAGCCCAGATCCTTGTGGCGCTGGAGAGCCTTCACGAACAGGGTATCATCTGCTGCGACCTCAACCCAAACAATATCCTTCTCAGTACTCATA GTAAGGTCTGCCTGACTTACTTTGGCCAATGGAGTGAGGTGCAGCCAGTGATCTGTCCAAAGGCAATGGAACAAATGTACTGCGCTCCAG AGATAGGTGGGATGGCTAAGATCACAGAGGCATGTGATTGGTGGAGTTTGGGGGCCTTGCTCTTCGAACTTCTTACTGGGATG CCGCTGTGGCAGTGTCACCCCACAGGAGTGGACTCACACACCCAGCTCCTCGTCCCAGACCACCTAAGTACGGCGGCAGCCTCACTGCTCACGGAG CTCCTTCAGTTTGATGCTGGCTATCGTTTGggctctggtggtggtggtgtgagcGACATCAAGTGCCATCCTTTCTTCCACTCAGTGGTGTGGCCCAGTTTGGACAGTTAA
- the rps6kl1 gene encoding ribosomal protein S6 kinase delta-1 isoform X4, with the protein MEQGYSSLRFRPIRHLNSPVEDLKMYKVVGIIDKVLTVQSLVCKDTFVIKSLPKSSGNCRDRPTIIPQNVPCMVKLLRYYVSEDAVYLHLDHVKGGKLFSKLHKLRGQTAKEHPECCSQHKIGLKNSYTSPAISTEYGQDDGQKVGRTQPTEGGPAVTTSPASWYEAQQRLENCQTHSYSEETGCLQLSKLEKLDAKLNRELSLHAKTPRELSTSSSEKNHSFTMHLSTHSDQQRSPSIHSEPPINDTGPDKPMYSSELGIACNSSDPLHKCGACMTPLHSGSNYAVDNVQTSLEHPLSTAQRQTSNDEVGTTAAIEPASFSREMDSETKGEAINPRCNKTSSSGNVCSQIVLSSDDFSMQHLADPAVRVSGEVSEERLQKQKEERKGDLGSVDGEKLQKAAHESGLGSPSSSLTRDTHSPNEMEDLEIEVDGWFHVPQFKKQVPRMKSPHGHWGLPEAEVCTWGAQILVALESLHEQGIICCDLNPNNILLSTHSKVCLTYFGQWSEVQPVICPKAMEQMYCAPEIGGMAKITEACDWWSLGALLFELLTGMPLWQCHPTGVDSHTQLLVPDHLSTAAASLLTELLQFDAGYRLGSGGGGVSDIKCHPFFHSVVWPSLDS; encoded by the exons ATGGAG CAGGGTTACAGCAGCCTAAGGTTCCGACCAATCAGACACCTGAACTCACCGGTGGAAGATCTAAAGATGTATAAAGTTGTTGGCATCATTGACAAG GTTCTGACTGTTCAGAGTCTGGTTTGCAAGGATACATTTGTGATAAAG AGCCTTCCCAAATCGAGTGGAAATTGCCGTGATAGGCCTACTATCATCCCTCAGAATGTTCCATGTATGGTGAAACTTCTGAGGTATTACGTAAGTGAGGATGCAGTCTATCTGCACCTGGACCATGTGAAAG GAGGTAAACTATTTTCTAAACTGCACAAACTCAGGGGACAGACAGCGAAGGAGCATCCTGAGTGCTGTAGTCAGCACAAGATCGGACTGAAAAACAGCTACACATCACCAGCTATCAGTACGGAATATGGTCAAGATGATGGTCAGAAGGTCGGGAGAACCCAACCCACAGAGGGAGGACCTGCGGTCACGACCTCGCCAGCGTCCTGGTATGAGGCTCAGCAACGACTGGAGAACTGCCAAACCCACTCCTACAGTGAGGAGACAGGCTGCTTGCAGCTTTCCAAGTTGGAGAAACTGGATGCGAAGTTGAACCGGGAGTTGTCATTGCATGCAAAGACACCACGTGAGCTTTCAACATCCTCATCTGAAAAAAATCATAGTTTCACCATGCATCTCAGTACCCACTCAGATCAACAACGATCACCAAGTATACATTCAGAACCTCCCATAAATGACACTGGACCTGACAAACCCATGTACAGCTCAGAACTTggtatcgcctgtaactcttcTGATCCATTGCACAAGTGTGGGGCTTGTATGACGCCACTACACTCTGGAAGTAATTATGCAGTGGATAATGTTCAGACATCTTTGGAACACCCTCTTTCAACAGCTCAGAGGCAGACGTCAAATGACGAGGTGGGAACGACTGCTGCTATTGAACCTGCCTCTTTCTCCAGGGAAATGGACTCAGAGACAAAAGGCGAAGCCATTAATCCAAGGTGCAATAAAACATCATCCTCAGGAAATGTTTGCTCTCAAATTGTGTTGAGTAGCGATGATTTCAGTATGCAGCACTTGGCTGACCCTGCTGTTAGGGTATCAGGAGAAGTATCCGAGGAGAGGCTTCAAAAgcaaaaggaggagagaaagggagatctgGGTTCAGTTGACGGAGAGAAACTTCAGAAAGCAGCACATGAAAGTGGCCTAGGTTCTCCATCTTCTAGCCTCACCAGGGACACCCATTCTCCAAATGAAATGGAAGACCTTGAAATTGAGGTGGATGGCTGGTTCCATGTACCTCAGTTCAAGAAGCAGGTCCCCAGAATGAAGTCCCCCCATGGACACTGGGGTCTACCTGAGGCTGAGGTGTGTACATGGGGAGCCCAGATCCTTGTGGCGCTGGAGAGCCTTCACGAACAGGGTATCATCTGCTGCGACCTCAACCCAAACAATATCCTTCTCAGTACTCATA GTAAGGTCTGCCTGACTTACTTTGGCCAATGGAGTGAGGTGCAGCCAGTGATCTGTCCAAAGGCAATGGAACAAATGTACTGCGCTCCAG AGATAGGTGGGATGGCTAAGATCACAGAGGCATGTGATTGGTGGAGTTTGGGGGCCTTGCTCTTCGAACTTCTTACTGGGATG CCGCTGTGGCAGTGTCACCCCACAGGAGTGGACTCACACACCCAGCTCCTCGTCCCAGACCACCTAAGTACGGCGGCAGCCTCACTGCTCACGGAG CTCCTTCAGTTTGATGCTGGCTATCGTTTGggctctggtggtggtggtgtgagcGACATCAAGTGCCATCCTTTCTTCCACTCAGTGGTGTGGCCCAGTTTGGACAGTTAA